The Gordonia terrae genome contains the following window.
ACGTCGGCGGGCTGCAGCGCGGACTCACCGTCCCGTGCCGCCGGTGCGGCACCGGTGCCGATCGCACCGGCGACGGTGACGATCGTCGACCCGGGCAACGGCGAGCGCCGCGTGCCCACCACCGCACCGGATGTCGCGACCGCCCAGTCGGTGACCCTCGTGACGACGTCGGAGGTCGCGTCGCCGGGCAGCGCGGACGCCCAGACCGTCGAGATGCCCCTCACGGCACGCTTCGGCTGTGCCGATCTCGCCGACCTCGAACTCGACCTCGGCTCGGTCACGTCCCCCGACACCACGTTGAACGACGCGATGGCGGCGATGGCCGGTGCGACGGCCGGGCTCACCCTCGGTCCGGGATACGCGCCGGTGTCGCTGCGTATCGCGCCGCCGAAGCAGGCGGGCGGCGAGGCGCGGCTCGCGGTCGAGCAGGCGCTGGTCTCGGCGTTCAACACCGCCGTGGTACTGCCGACCGAACCCGTCGCGGTCGGCGCGACGTGGCGCAGCGAACGGGTCATCGCGGCGGCCGCGACCGTCACCCAGACCATCGAGGCGCGACTCACCTCCTGGGACGGCAACCGGCTGACCATCGACTACACGGCCGACGAGACCCCGGTGAACTCGGTGTTCGCGATCCCCGGCGGTGGTGACAGCCTCACCATCAGCCGCTACAGCTACGCCGGCGAGGGCACGGTCACCGTCGATCTGACGCGCGGGCTCCCGGTCTCCGGTGAGGCCACCTATCGCGGGGCCCGAGAGCTGGTCGGCGCGGACCCGGGCCGCCCGCTGCTCCAGCAGACCGGCCTGTCCGTCACCTGGCGCTGAATGCCGACGGCCCCGGCTCGCCGACATTGGTCGGCGATCCGGGGCCGCGGATCATTGTCGGCGAGAGACGCGCCGGAAGGCACCGTCGGGGACGCCACCCCACTCGGTGGCGAGGCGGACGGAAGTCAGCTCGCGGGGGCGCACATGGCGCTCTCGACCTGATAGAGGCCGAGGAGGTTGCACACGGTCTCGTTCGAGAGCTTCCAGCGTCCGTCGTCGAAGACGATGGTCGACTCGGCGTTGGTCGGCGGGTTGCCTGCGGTCTCGATCCGGACCTTGACGCGGGCCTTGTTGGGGCCGGCGCTGATCACGGGGTTGACGAGCACCCAGTCGACGTCGGAGTTCTCGGCACGCGCCTTGACCAGCTCGTCGAAGATCGCCGGGTCCTTCTCCGATCCCTCGACGAGCTCGACCTTCTCGGCGCGCGGGATGTCCGGGTCGACCGCCTTGTCGACCAGCTCGTTGAGGGCCGCGATCGACGGCGGGTTGCTGCCGTCGGTGATCTCGGAGCCATCGCCGCCGGCGGCTGCGGTGTCGGTGCTGGTGAGCGTCGGTGCTGGTGGTGCGTCGGCGTCGTCACTCCCGCAGGCCGCGACGGTGGTCATCAACGCTGCCGCGATCATGGTCGCGCCCAGAAATTTCCGATACTTCAACGATCTCCCTCACTGTGTTCTCGGGCATGGGGTGCGCCGGTGGGCGCTACTCGTACCGCGATGCCGGACGTGTCTGCCGGGTACGACCCGGCCGATCATCGTGCCGGGTACGACCCGGCGGGCCCACACCACTATGCCAAACGACGAGCACTGTGGGTCCCCGGTACCGACGACACCCCCGACGATCCGGCAGTCCGGGGCGGCGCCGAGCAGGCAACGCTTGACGGGCCGGTCGGGTTCCGGTGACCCTTGGGCACCATGACAGGCACCCGTCCCACCGGCACCCCCGCGATCGTGCTGATCAGCACCGGAGGCACCATCGCCGCCCACCGCACCGCCGACGGCGCGGTCCCCGCCCTCGGTTCCGCCGAACTCCTGTCCGTCACCGGCACAACCGACACGGGACCCGCGATCCGCACCGTCGATCTGATGTCGGTGGACAGCTCGGCGATGACGGTCGCCGACCAGTTCGCGGTGGTCCGCGCGATCGCCGACGCGCTCACCGACCCGGCGGTCCGCGGTGTGGTGGTCACACACGGAACCGACACGATGGAGGAGACGGCGTTCCTCGCCGACCTGTATGCCGCCGACGACCGGCCGGTCGTGTTCACCGGCGCGATGCTGCCGTCCGACTCCCCGGAGGCCGACGGTCCGGCGAACCTCGGCGCCGCGCTGGCCGCGGTCGTCGATCCGGCCGCGCGCGGTCGGGGCGTCCTCGTGGCCCTGGGCGGTCGGCTGCTACCCGCACGCGGTCTGTTCAAGGTGTCCACCACCGCCCTCGCTGCCTTCGACACCGTGCAGGCCGCCGGTCCTGCGAACGACCCGCCGCTCCCGCGACGGGTGCTGACGGAACCGGTGCCGGTGGGGCGGACGGCGCGGGTCGACGCCTTCACCCTCTACCCGGGCGTGTCGCCGGGTCTGATCGCCGCGTCCGTCGCCCAGAACGCCGCGGGGCTGGTCCTGGCGGCCACCGGGGCGGGCAACACCCACCCGGACATCACCGCGGAGGTGGCCCTCGCCGTGCAGCGCGGGGTGATCGTCGTCGTGACGAGCCGGGTCCCCTACGGCGAGGTGTCGGCGACCTACGGCGGGGGCGGCGGTGCCGTCGATCTGTGTCGGGCCGGCGCGATCGTGTCGCCATGGTTGCGCGCCCCGCAGGCTCGCATGGCCCTGATCGCCCTGGTGACCGCGGGCCACGATCGCGATGCGATCGCGGATTTCTTCGTCGGCCGACACCCCTGAGGAGCGCCGCCGGCATCGGTTCACAGCGGGTGCCACCCGTCGCCCGTACGCGCGGGTCAGTCGTCGTGCGGGAGATCCCACTCGAGGCTGTCGAGTGGGTTCGCCGGACGGAGCTCGGGGTCGTCGACGCCGAAGGTGCGGGTGCGTCCCGGCCCGCTCGTCCGCGTCTCGAACCGCACGGTGACGACTCCGTGTCCACTGCCCTGGACCCAGCCGTGTCCATGATCGGGATGGGTCACATCGGCGCCCGGCCCGAATCGTCCGACCGGCATCGAACTGCCACCCGGCGCGAATCGTGTGGGTGCGGACAGCGAGTCCGTCACCGGTGCGGCGAGCGCCGCGCCGACACCGTCGACCACCGGGTCGGCCGTCTCGGCGCCGACCTCCGGCAGAGGCACTGCAATCCGGTCCGCATCCGCGGCGTCGCCCTCGGCCGTGTCGTGGTGGGTGGTCTCGACATCGCCCGCCCCCTCCGCGAACACATCGTCGAACAAGGCATACTGCTGGACCGCGGTGAGGCCCGAGAAGCTCACGCCG
Protein-coding sequences here:
- a CDS encoding asparaginase; its protein translation is MTGTRPTGTPAIVLISTGGTIAAHRTADGAVPALGSAELLSVTGTTDTGPAIRTVDLMSVDSSAMTVADQFAVVRAIADALTDPAVRGVVVTHGTDTMEETAFLADLYAADDRPVVFTGAMLPSDSPEADGPANLGAALAAVVDPAARGRGVLVALGGRLLPARGLFKVSTTALAAFDTVQAAGPANDPPLPRRVLTEPVPVGRTARVDAFTLYPGVSPGLIAASVAQNAAGLVLAATGAGNTHPDITAEVALAVQRGVIVVVTSRVPYGEVSATYGGGGGAVDLCRAGAIVSPWLRAPQARMALIALVTAGHDRDAIADFFVGRHP